Proteins from one Mycobacterium sp. SMC-2 genomic window:
- a CDS encoding 3-phenylpropionate/cinnamic acid dioxygenase subunit beta, with protein MTDPRYAEVCEWLIEEAELLDGRRFEDWLARVGADVSYRMPVRQTVDGADDEESRATFHYLDENYESLWVRVQRLIGGAAQSENPPSRTRRHVSNVRVATAERDDELTASSYLLLLRSRRDTPNYETISCERHDRLRRVDGDRLVLASREILVDQSSLGVSNLSIFL; from the coding sequence ATGACCGATCCCCGCTATGCCGAGGTCTGCGAGTGGCTGATCGAAGAGGCCGAACTGCTCGACGGCCGCCGGTTCGAAGACTGGCTCGCACGCGTCGGCGCCGATGTCAGCTACCGGATGCCGGTACGTCAAACGGTCGATGGAGCCGACGATGAGGAAAGCCGGGCGACATTCCACTACCTGGATGAGAACTACGAGTCGCTGTGGGTGCGGGTCCAACGGCTGATCGGCGGGGCCGCGCAGTCCGAGAACCCGCCATCACGGACTCGCCGACACGTGTCGAACGTGCGGGTCGCCACCGCCGAACGCGACGATGAACTGACGGCTTCCAGCTACCTGCTGCTGCTGCGCAGCCGACGCGATACCCCGAATTACGAAACCATCTCGTGCGAACGCCACGACCGGCTTCGCCGCGTCGACGGCGACCGGCTTGTGCTGGCGTCTCGCGAGATCCTCGTCGACCAATCCAGCCTGGGCGTGTCGAACCTGTCGATATTCCTCTGA
- the hcaB gene encoding 3-(cis-5,6-dihydroxycyclohexa-1,3-dien-1-yl)propanoate dehydrogenase codes for MGWLDGVTVLATGAGSGIGRAAVEAFVDEGAKVGVLELVSEKAQQLRQDLDDAVVVVEGDATRMEDNERAVEATVSAFGGIDVLATFVGVFDFFQTLRDTAADVLSPAFDEIFTVNVKSYLFSAKAALAELEKSEGNIIFTVSNSGFYPGGGGILYTATKFAVRGLVIELAHELAPKIRVNGVAPGGTTSDLRGLRALGLQDVALLSGPPEELRARMAEYSPLDYDPAPSVHAGAYVYLASKACSGAVTGTIIQSDGGLGVRGMMRVAGLA; via the coding sequence GTGGGTTGGCTTGACGGCGTGACGGTGCTGGCAACCGGGGCCGGGTCGGGGATCGGCCGCGCCGCGGTCGAAGCATTCGTCGACGAAGGCGCCAAAGTCGGTGTGCTCGAGCTAGTTTCGGAGAAAGCTCAGCAGCTTAGGCAGGATCTCGATGACGCCGTTGTGGTGGTCGAGGGTGACGCCACCCGGATGGAAGACAATGAGCGCGCTGTCGAGGCGACGGTTTCGGCATTCGGTGGGATCGACGTGCTGGCAACGTTCGTCGGGGTATTCGACTTCTTCCAGACACTGCGAGACACGGCCGCAGATGTGCTCTCCCCCGCCTTCGACGAGATCTTCACGGTCAACGTGAAGAGCTACCTGTTCTCCGCGAAGGCCGCGCTCGCCGAGCTGGAGAAGTCGGAGGGCAACATCATCTTCACCGTGTCCAACTCCGGGTTCTATCCCGGTGGCGGGGGGATCCTTTACACCGCAACGAAGTTCGCGGTGCGAGGCCTCGTCATCGAACTGGCCCACGAGCTGGCACCCAAGATCCGCGTCAACGGCGTCGCACCCGGAGGGACGACGTCGGACTTGCGCGGTCTGCGTGCGCTGGGTCTGCAGGACGTCGCGCTGCTCAGCGGGCCGCCGGAGGAGCTGCGGGCCCGGATGGCCGAATACTCTCCGCTCGACTACGACCCCGCTCCGTCCGTGCATGCCGGGGCGTATGTCTACCTCGCGTCTAAGGCCTGCAGCGGCGCGGTGACCGGCACCATCATCCAGTCCGACGGCGGCCTCGGCGTTCGCGGGATGATGCGTGTCGCGGGGCTCGCGTAA